Proteins from a genomic interval of Corythoichthys intestinalis isolate RoL2023-P3 chromosome 3, ASM3026506v1, whole genome shotgun sequence:
- the add2 gene encoding beta-adducin isoform X3, translating to MSKSPTPMETPGQRSPSNGVPEILQSPQHSTPGSEPQIKKHISSLLQSPSFKEELDALIQEQMKKGGSSSNLWALRQLADYMALHGSPATLPVSPSNMMMVTPINDLQGWDPGSMVKGERLMRCKLASVHRLFDLYGWAQISHTCLTLRVSKEQEHFLVLPDGLAYSEVTGSSLVKVNILGEMVEKGSTNLGVDTEKFSLHSAIYSARPDARCLLHLHTPATAAVSAMKCGLLPLSHEALLVGDVAYYEYNGVMEVEEERVELQKSLGPTCKVLVLRNHGIVALGESVEETFHAIYHIQAACQIQVSALCSAGGEQNLILLDRTTHKPSHAGTVGWAGSTFGPMQKSRIGEHEFEALMRTLDNLGYRTGYAYRFPLLLERSRSQTRKDIEVPATATAFHQFNDDGLPLGLKQHPFTLRQQQERTRWLNTPNIYQKVSQEQASPGHQRTTWMKTEEMTQAGSTAIKIENPNQFVPLFTNPREVIETRNKIRQQNRQDMKTAGPQSQVLASVVTDDSPPSPVSPPQLPPEPEMPNPFNQLTDKELEDYRMEVQKKQDIGPNENFSCT from the exons ATGAGCAAATCTCCGACCCCAATGGAAACCCCGGGGCAGCGGAGCCCCAGTAACGGGGTCCCTGAGATTCTCCAGTCTCCTCAGCATTCAACTCCTGGCTCCGAGCCGCAAATTAAGAAACACATCTCCAGTCTTCTTCAGAGCCCG TCATTCAAAGAGGAGCTGGATGCACTGATCCAGGAACAGATGAAGAAGGGTGGCAGTTCATCAAACCTTTGGGCACTCAGGCAATTGGCCGACTACATGGCCTTGCATGGCTCACCTGCAACACTACCAGTGTCCCCATCCA ATATGATGATGGTAACGCCCATTAATGATCTCCAAGGCTGGGATCCTGGCAGCATGGTGAAGGGGGAGCGACTGATGCGCTGCAAGCTTGCCAGTGTCCATCGTCTCTTTGATCTCTATGGCTGGGCCCAGATCAGTCACACCTGTCTCACC CTGCGTGTCAGCAAAGAACAGGAACACTTCTTGGTGCTACCAGATGGCCTTGCCTACAGTGAGGTTACTGGATCAAGCCTG GTAAAGGTGAATATCTTGGGTGAAATGGTGGAGAAGGGCAGTACCAACCTTGGTGTGGACACGGAGAAGTTTAGCCTGCACTCAGCCATCTATTCGGCAAGACCGGATGCCCGCTGCCTACTTCACCTGCACACACCAGCCACAGCTGCA GTCTCGGCGATGAAGTGTGGCCTGCTGCCATTGTCCCATGAAGCCCTACTGGTTGGTGATGTGGCCTATTATGAGTACAATGGAGTAATGGAGGTGGAGGAAGAACGTGTGGAGCTTCAGAAAAGCCTTGGCCCCACTTGCAAG GTACTGGTGCTTAGAAATCACGGGATAGTGGCACTTGGGGAGTCTGTGGAAGAGACCTTCCATGCAATCTATCACATTCAGGCTGCCTGTCAAATCCAG GTATCAGCGTTGTGCAGTGCTGGTGGTGAACAGAACCTGATTTTACTTGACCGGACCACCCATAAACCCAGTCATGCTGGCACTGTGGGCTGGGCTGGCTCTACGTTTGGTCCAATGCAAAAGAGTCGCATTGGAGAACATGAGTTTGAAGCCCTCATGAGAACTCTAGATAATTTG GGTTATCGTACTGGCTACGCCTACCGTTTCCCATTGCTATTGGAAAGATCACGATCACAAACACGAAAGGATATAGAGGTTCCTGCAACTGCCACAGCCTTTCACCAGTTCAATGATGACGGCCTTCCTTTGGGTCTCAAACAGCATCCTTTTACCCTCCGCCAGCAGCAGGAGAGAACTAGATGGCTCAACACCCCCAATATCTACCAAAAAGTCAGCCAAGAACAGGCTAGTCCTGGACACCAGCGCACCACG TGGATGAAGACGGAGGAAATGACACAAGCTGGTAGTACAGCTATAAAGATAGAAAACCCAAACCAGTTTGTGCCTCTTTTTACTAACCCTCGAGAAGTGATCGAGACACGAAACAAG ATCCGACAGCAGAATCGTCAAGACATGAAAACAGCAGGGCCACAGTCCCAGGTCCTTGCCAGCGTGGTAACGGATGATAGCCCTCCG TCACCAGTCAGCCCACCTCAACTTCCACCAGAGCCTGAAATGCCCAACCCCTTTAATCAACTGACAGACAAGGAGCTAGAGGACTACCGCATGGAAGTTCAGAAGAAACAAGACATTGGGCCCAATG aaaactttagctgtacctga